One window from the genome of Commensalibacter oyaizuii encodes:
- the cobJ gene encoding precorrin-3B C(17)-methyltransferase — protein MNGHVYIIGLGPGDQNLLTLEVLSLLPTLTDIVGYGPYVERVEVPNTVRKHGTDNRQELDRAHHALTLAQQGHRVGVVSSGDAGVFAMASAVFEAIDQGDISLKTIQVTVLPGISAMFAAAARLGAPLGHDFCAISLSDNLKPWELILHRLKLAAQADFVIALYNAVSKARPWQLDTAFDLLRKELPTDIPVAFCRAISRKDEHIELTTLKNAKSSMGDMQTLVIIGSRYSRVIQPLSDCNPWFYTPRSITKK, from the coding sequence ATAAATGGACATGTATATATCATTGGCCTTGGTCCTGGGGATCAAAATTTACTAACTTTAGAAGTATTATCCCTTTTACCCACGTTGACTGATATCGTTGGTTACGGCCCTTATGTAGAACGTGTTGAAGTACCAAACACCGTGCGCAAACATGGTACCGATAATCGCCAAGAATTAGACCGCGCCCATCATGCATTAACCCTGGCACAACAAGGTCACCGGGTGGGTGTTGTATCGTCAGGTGACGCAGGTGTTTTTGCAATGGCCAGTGCTGTTTTCGAGGCCATCGACCAAGGAGATATTTCTCTTAAAACAATCCAAGTAACCGTATTACCTGGTATATCCGCTATGTTTGCCGCCGCGGCACGGTTGGGGGCACCTTTAGGGCATGATTTTTGTGCAATTTCATTGTCAGACAATCTAAAACCATGGGAGTTAATCCTGCACCGATTGAAATTAGCAGCACAGGCAGATTTTGTTATCGCCCTCTATAATGCTGTTTCTAAAGCACGCCCTTGGCAATTAGACACTGCGTTTGACCTGTTGCGAAAGGAATTGCCTACTGATATTCCAGTGGCTTTTTGTCGTGCAATATCAAGGAAAGATGAACATATTGAATTAACCACGTTAAAAAATGCCAAATCTTCAATGGGGGATATGCAAACCTTGGTTATTATTGGCAGTCGATATAGCAGAGTGATTCAACCCTTATCTGATTGTAATCCATGGTTTTATACCCCAAGATCTATTACCAAAAAGTAA
- a CDS encoding tetratricopeptide repeat protein — protein MLRRLQYIVLTTSFLIQIPCGYADPKEDEINLQRLKEHAAKGNATAQYNLGILYDSGNGVPADKVIAKQWYEKAAKQGIMEAQYNLAIMYDTGQGGALDPVKAAEWYKLSAGQGYAPAQYNLGMAYEYGRGVSKDDAKAFQWLRQAALQGDKDAEYNMGVLYYDGIGVSQNYSTAARWLRHAAYHGDVNAQYDLGEMYWQGQGVTKNIARAQAYFKQACSQQLTKACRAYRKIKRNAAINNK, from the coding sequence ATGCTAAGACGATTACAGTATATCGTTCTTACAACTAGCTTTCTAATTCAAATTCCTTGTGGTTATGCAGATCCTAAAGAGGATGAAATTAATCTTCAAAGATTAAAAGAACATGCTGCGAAAGGGAATGCGACGGCTCAATATAATTTGGGAATTCTTTACGATAGCGGGAATGGAGTTCCGGCAGATAAAGTCATTGCAAAGCAATGGTATGAAAAAGCAGCGAAACAAGGGATTATGGAAGCCCAGTATAATTTGGCCATTATGTATGATACGGGGCAGGGTGGGGCCTTAGATCCTGTTAAAGCAGCTGAGTGGTATAAACTGTCGGCAGGGCAGGGATATGCGCCTGCGCAATATAATCTTGGAATGGCATATGAATATGGGCGTGGGGTCTCTAAGGATGATGCCAAAGCCTTTCAATGGTTAAGGCAGGCAGCTTTGCAGGGGGACAAAGATGCGGAATATAATATGGGTGTTTTATATTATGACGGAATAGGGGTTTCTCAAAATTACTCTACTGCTGCAAGGTGGTTAAGGCATGCGGCGTATCATGGTGATGTTAATGCTCAATACGATTTGGGTGAAATGTATTGGCAAGGGCAAGGCGTAACAAAAAATATTGCTAGAGCTCAAGCTTATTTTAAGCAAGCATGTTCACAACAATTGACAAAAGCATGTCGTGCATATCGTAAGATTAAACGCAACGCAGCCATAAACAATAAATGA
- a CDS encoding cobalt-precorrin-6A reductase, whose translation MLILGGTTEAIQLVGGISTDNKYDVIYSLAGVTKAPAFPPQVTTRVGGFGGGVKMAQWVQDHQIDGIIDATHPFAQQITNNAFQVAQITQIPYLRLERPAWEKQTGDRWLEVNSVSETVEVLGQHPQRVFLTIGRKEILPFKACSVQHSYVIRSVDYPDKVYIPQNSHIIQAKGPFLLSDELMLLKQFDINCIVSKNSGGETIYAKIIAARQLGIPVIMVKRPTMPCMPTINSWQEAYQQISQIFG comes from the coding sequence ATATTAATTTTAGGTGGCACAACTGAAGCTATTCAGTTGGTAGGAGGAATATCCACAGATAATAAATACGACGTTATTTATTCTTTGGCGGGTGTTACAAAAGCACCCGCTTTTCCTCCACAAGTTACTACCAGAGTTGGTGGATTTGGGGGGGGCGTTAAGATGGCACAATGGGTACAGGACCATCAAATTGATGGTATTATTGATGCCACCCATCCATTTGCCCAGCAAATTACCAATAATGCGTTTCAAGTCGCACAAATTACCCAGATTCCTTATTTACGTTTAGAACGTCCTGCATGGGAAAAACAAACTGGCGATCGATGGTTAGAGGTTAATTCCGTGTCGGAGACGGTAGAGGTGTTGGGGCAACATCCTCAGCGGGTTTTTTTGACGATTGGTCGTAAGGAGATATTGCCATTTAAAGCATGTTCTGTACAACATTCTTATGTGATTAGAAGTGTCGATTATCCTGATAAAGTTTATATCCCACAAAATTCCCATATTATACAGGCAAAGGGTCCTTTTCTTTTATCTGACGAGTTAATGTTGTTAAAACAGTTTGACATTAATTGTATTGTCAGTAAAAATTCTGGTGGTGAAACGATTTACGCAAAAATTATTGCTGCACGGCAATTAGGAATTCCTGTCATCATGGTAAAAAGACCTACCATGCCTTGTATGCCAACGATAAACTCGTGGCAGGAAGCCTATCAACAAATTAGCCAAATTTTTGGATAA
- a CDS encoding lipase, with translation MSQFTTKLWTWGRKLASSIIDDVNEVFNFLGISQAVSFIASLPDNIINNTTHTDLSVLKNDYSIAAPVDQDLDKTPTVSQFLNAANTEYSINGYPDGMTPFLVDGKQLAIQNKISGMAAKVWVTDQKQVIIAFQGTGGGDNLIINPLMTISQVASDIQVWNQEVSVAEKDALNFTKYVVHQAQLQGYSTNDVFLTGHSLGGIEASYVAQQTGLAGMAFESTGIPESATAKGNGDNFISLVTYGDPVGEYASDTQGQSPFVTSMTPGSEGKFNHYGQVVFVGDKADSAAMQGKLDDWNANSFKNVFSLLDVIPDFLRFHLPGTQAADIGAKLDPYSLLYDTIVTQHGAVVPIANDTLAQVRDDVLQLSGLQY, from the coding sequence ATGAGTCAATTTACAACAAAGCTCTGGACCTGGGGCCGTAAGTTAGCATCTTCTATTATTGATGATGTAAACGAAGTATTCAATTTTTTAGGCATTAGTCAAGCAGTCAGTTTTATAGCTTCATTGCCAGATAATATCATTAATAACACAACCCATACAGATTTATCTGTTTTAAAAAATGATTACTCAATTGCAGCGCCAGTGGATCAGGATCTGGATAAGACTCCAACGGTTTCACAATTTTTAAATGCTGCGAATACAGAATATTCTATTAATGGTTATCCTGATGGTATGACACCTTTTTTAGTTGATGGTAAGCAGCTGGCAATACAAAATAAAATATCAGGAATGGCTGCTAAGGTTTGGGTTACAGATCAAAAACAAGTGATCATTGCGTTTCAAGGTACTGGTGGGGGTGATAATTTAATCATAAACCCATTAATGACAATCAGTCAGGTCGCATCCGATATTCAGGTGTGGAATCAAGAAGTATCGGTAGCAGAGAAAGATGCCTTAAATTTCACCAAATATGTTGTGCATCAAGCCCAATTACAAGGGTATTCCACCAATGATGTGTTTTTAACTGGTCATTCATTGGGCGGTATAGAGGCTTCTTACGTAGCTCAACAAACTGGATTAGCAGGGATGGCATTCGAGTCAACAGGAATTCCTGAATCAGCAACCGCAAAAGGAAATGGGGATAATTTTATCAGTCTTGTTACCTATGGTGATCCTGTTGGTGAATATGCGTCTGATACTCAGGGACAATCACCCTTTGTAACCTCTATGACCCCTGGATCAGAAGGCAAGTTTAACCATTATGGCCAGGTCGTATTTGTCGGTGATAAGGCGGACAGTGCTGCTATGCAGGGGAAATTAGACGATTGGAATGCAAATAGTTTCAAAAATGTTTTTAGCCTTTTAGATGTCATTCCCGATTTCTTAAGATTTCATTTACCAGGTACACAAGCTGCGGACATAGGGGCAAAGCTAGACCCTTACTCTTTGTTGTATGATACGATTGTTACTCAACACGGGGCTGTTGTTCCAATTGCAAATGATACTCTTGCGCAGGTACGTGATGATGTTTTACAATTATCAGGACTGCAATATTAA
- the cbiE gene encoding precorrin-6y C5,15-methyltransferase (decarboxylating) subunit CbiE, translating to MTHPFLSIIGIGEDGIGSLASVAKNRLRTASLVVGGKRHLAHANSLIQGEKETWSNPITSSLQKILEYKPNPVVILASGDPFWYGIGPLAIKTLKPAEWESFPAISSCTLACNRLGWYGQDIQTVSLCGRPIETLRPALTPNRRLFILSANEETPHKVHNILKEWNISYKHFYILEALGGNDEHIMALSSTDTLPKDIHPLNIIALELDNFCPLPFTHGRQDHWFANDGQLTKQAIRANTISALQPYPGAVLWDIGTGSGSVAIEWMLTHPTCKAIAIEARADRADRAKENAVRLGVPSLQIIKGKAPEILPDLPPPDAVFIGGGLTSPDLLETVWNALRPLGRLVINSVTIEGDLLLFKAKEKWGGEITRLHIEHYESLGSYHGFKPARAITQYVVQKP from the coding sequence ATGACACATCCGTTTCTTAGCATTATTGGTATTGGAGAAGATGGCATAGGCTCGCTTGCTTCAGTTGCCAAAAATCGATTGCGTACTGCCTCCCTTGTCGTTGGTGGGAAACGCCATCTTGCCCATGCGAATTCGTTAATTCAAGGGGAAAAAGAAACGTGGTCAAATCCCATTACATCTTCCTTACAAAAGATTTTAGAGTATAAACCAAATCCTGTAGTGATTTTAGCCTCTGGAGACCCGTTTTGGTATGGTATTGGGCCTTTAGCTATTAAAACATTAAAACCTGCAGAATGGGAAAGCTTCCCTGCAATTTCCTCTTGTACACTGGCATGTAATCGTTTAGGATGGTATGGACAAGATATACAAACGGTTTCTTTATGTGGACGACCTATTGAAACATTACGCCCTGCCCTGACCCCCAATAGACGCTTATTCATTCTGTCCGCTAATGAAGAAACACCTCATAAAGTCCATAACATTTTAAAAGAATGGAATATTTCTTATAAGCATTTTTATATCCTAGAAGCACTAGGAGGTAACGATGAACATATTATGGCTCTTTCCTCCACAGATACACTTCCTAAAGATATTCATCCATTAAATATCATTGCTTTAGAGCTGGATAATTTTTGCCCACTTCCATTTACCCACGGCCGCCAGGATCATTGGTTTGCAAATGATGGGCAATTAACCAAACAAGCCATTCGTGCCAATACAATATCTGCATTACAACCTTATCCTGGTGCTGTGTTATGGGATATTGGAACAGGCTCTGGATCTGTTGCCATAGAATGGATGTTAACACACCCAACATGCAAAGCCATTGCCATTGAAGCTCGTGCAGATCGTGCCGATCGTGCCAAGGAAAATGCTGTTCGCCTTGGGGTGCCATCCTTACAAATTATTAAAGGGAAAGCCCCTGAAATATTGCCAGACCTGCCCCCTCCTGATGCGGTATTTATTGGAGGGGGATTAACCTCGCCAGATCTACTAGAAACAGTTTGGAATGCTTTGCGTCCATTGGGCAGACTTGTTATCAATTCCGTAACAATTGAAGGCGACCTTTTGTTATTCAAAGCCAAAGAAAAATGGGGGGGTGAGATCACACGTTTACATATTGAACATTATGAATCTTTGGGAAGCTATCATGGATTTAAACCTGCACGTGCTATTACTCAATATGTTGTTCAGAAGCCTTAA
- a CDS encoding cobalamin biosynthesis protein: MQPIICDNRIKSFPPLQSAIIGMGFSKKASAIELFQTLNKFLQEHQYQATDIALPAFKQNDLNIHELKKLTSTPIYLISTKILIDLQPKCSHFSEASYRHTGLGAVAEACVLALMNKNDRLLIPKIIYNKFTISVAVKG, encoded by the coding sequence ATGCAACCCATTATTTGTGACAATCGCATAAAATCTTTTCCCCCCTTACAATCAGCAATTATTGGTATGGGGTTTTCAAAGAAAGCATCTGCTATTGAATTATTTCAAACCTTAAATAAATTCTTGCAAGAACATCAATATCAAGCAACGGATATTGCTTTACCTGCATTTAAACAAAATGATCTGAATATTCACGAGTTAAAAAAATTAACATCGACACCTATTTATCTAATTTCCACAAAAATACTGATTGATTTACAGCCTAAATGCAGCCATTTTTCAGAAGCTTCTTATCGTCACACTGGCCTTGGAGCTGTGGCAGAGGCTTGTGTCTTGGCACTTATGAATAAAAATGATCGTTTACTGATCCCTAAAATCATTTATAACAAATTTACCATTTCCGTTGCTGTAAAAGGTTAA
- the cobM gene encoding precorrin-4 C(11)-methyltransferase, which translates to MTVHFIGAGPGAADLLTLRGYKILSECKICLYAGSIIPKEMLSFCPANATLIDTAALDLDQIEAEYIKAHQAGLDIARLHSGDLSLYSAVAEQIRRLKKNRIPYTLTPGVPAFSAAASIIEKELTIPEVAQSIVLTRISGRASTMPEKEKLETYAQTGTTLILHLAIHRLDEIVERLVPYYGKTCPIVVAARVTWPNEHILQGTLETIIQQLQRNPIERTALIMVGPALSNEHSQESALYRPNYHRRFKEY; encoded by the coding sequence ATGACTGTTCATTTTATTGGTGCAGGCCCTGGGGCTGCAGACCTATTAACCCTTAGAGGGTATAAAATCCTGTCTGAATGCAAAATCTGCTTATACGCCGGATCAATTATTCCCAAGGAAATGTTATCTTTTTGTCCTGCAAATGCCACATTAATTGATACTGCGGCACTGGACCTTGATCAAATCGAGGCAGAATATATTAAAGCCCACCAAGCAGGTTTGGATATAGCACGTCTGCATTCTGGTGATTTATCCTTATATAGTGCAGTTGCTGAACAAATCCGTCGTTTGAAAAAAAATCGTATCCCTTATACCTTGACCCCTGGTGTCCCTGCTTTTTCTGCAGCAGCATCCATCATCGAAAAAGAATTAACCATACCCGAGGTTGCGCAATCTATTGTTTTAACCCGTATTTCTGGGCGTGCCTCCACAATGCCGGAAAAAGAAAAACTGGAAACCTACGCACAAACAGGGACCACGTTAATTTTACATTTGGCCATTCATCGTCTTGATGAAATTGTCGAACGATTAGTGCCCTATTATGGCAAAACGTGCCCTATTGTCGTTGCTGCGCGCGTTACTTGGCCCAACGAACATATTTTACAAGGGACATTGGAAACCATTATCCAACAATTACAACGAAATCCCATTGAGCGCACCGCCTTGATTATGGTTGGCCCTGCATTATCTAACGAGCATTCACAAGAAAGTGCCTTGTACCGCCCCAACTATCATCGCCGTTTTAAGGAATACTAA